A single genomic interval of Mauremys reevesii isolate NIE-2019 linkage group 24, ASM1616193v1, whole genome shotgun sequence harbors:
- the PPOX gene encoding protoporphyrinogen oxidase codes for MQRTVAVVGGGISGLTACYHLARSPNAPKIILLEGSGRLGGWLHSTRTEDGAVFEHGPRGIRPAGTVGKNTLLMISELGLDADVLPVPGDHPASKNRYLYVSGALHRLPSGIGGVLRTVPPFTRPLLWSGLHELAAPRGTQPDETIHSFVSRRFGKELADIAIDSLCRGVFAGDCRALSMRSCFPALFEAEQRRRSVILGMALGGGKGPALDSALSRRARDERWSQWSLRGGMETLPEALQDFLRRRGVEMHCHARLQHLERTAAECWQITLEDGSVRADHVISAIPARALAVLLPGWAEPLAQELRSIEAVSVGVVNLQYNGATLPITGFGHLVPSFEDSSLLGIVYDSVAFPEQNGSRGPSVRLTVMLGGAWFEQGFGDPDTVPQAVLLSRAKEAVRAHLGIVAEPSCTIVKVLKACIPQYMLGHWQRRGKAGRALGALSHLWHQAAPRMLSPLQYHRISGLEGTSGDLVQPPAQSGTNPLTPSVPLAETMSRYLEQEGLPLSLIGASYQGVSVNDCIYSAKLAVTRLLD; via the exons ATGCAGAGGACGGTGGCTGTTGTCGGTGGTGGGATCAGTGGCCTCACCGCCTGCTACCACCTGGCCAGGAGCCCCAATGCTCCCAAG ATAATCCTGCTGGAGGGTAGCGGCCGCCTGGGGGGCTGGCTCCATTCCACTCGAACTGAGGACGGGGCCGTATTTGAGCATGGCCCCAGGGGGATCCGACCTGCCGGGACCGTGGGGAAGAACACTCTGCTCATG ATCTCTGAACTTGGCCTGGATGCAGATGTGCTTCCGGTGCCTGGCGACCACCCGGCTTCTAAGAACCGCTACCTGTATGTGAGCGGGGCACTGCACAGGCTGCCATCTGGCATTGG CGGTGTTCTGCGGACAGTGCCGCCCTTCACCAGACCCCTACTCTGGAGTGGGCTGCATGAGCTGGCAGCCCCCCGGGGCACCCAGCCGGATGAGACCATCCACAGCTTTGTGAGCCGCCGCTTCGGAAAGGAG CTGGCTGACATCGCCATTGACAGCCTGTGCCGGGGGGTGTTTGCTGGAGACTGCCGGGCCCTGAGCATGCGCTCCTGCTTCCCTGCGCTGTTCGAGGCTGAGCAGAGGCGGCGCTCCGTCATCCTGGGGATGGCCCTGGGCGGAG GGAAGGGCCCCGCCCTGGACTCGGCGCTGAGCCGCAGGGCTCGCGACGAGCGCTGGAGCCAATGGTCGCTGCGTGGTGGCATGGAGACACTGCCCGAGGCCCTGCAGGACTTCCTGAGACGGCGTGGGGTTGAAATGCACTGCCATGCCCGGCTGCAGCACCTGGAGAGAACAGCAGCTGAgtgctggcag ATCACCCTGGAGGATGGCAGCGTGAGAGCAGACCATGTGATCAGTGCCATCCCAGCCAGAG ctctggCGGTGCTGCTCCCCGGCTGGGCCGAGCCGCTGGCCCAGGAGCTGCGCAGCATCGAGGCTGTGTCGGTGGGTGTGGTGAACCTGCAGTACAACGGTGCCACGCTGCCCATCACG GGGTTCGGGCACCTGGTGCCCTCGTTCGAAGACAGCTCCCTGCTGGGCATTGTCTACGACTCGGTCGCCTTCCCGGAGCAGAATGGCAGCCGTGGCCCTTCCGTCCGGCTCACG GTGATGCTGGGAGGTGCATGGTTCGAACAGGGCTTTGGGGACCCAGACACGGTGCCACAGGCCGTGCTGCTGAGCCGTGCCAAGGAGGCAGTGAGGGCACACCTGGGCATTGTGGCCGAGCCCTCCTGCACAATCGTCAAAGTGCTCAAG GCCTGCATCCCCCAGTACATGCTCGGCCACTGGCAGAGGAGAGGTAAGGCTGGCAGAGCCCTTGGTGCCCTCTCACATCTATGGCATCAGGCTGCCCCTCGCATGTTATCCCCTCTgcagtatcatagaatctcagggttggaagggacctcaggagatctagtccaaccccctgctcaaagcgggaccaatcc CCTCACTCCCTCTGTCCCCCTGGCAGAGACCATGAGCCGTTACCTGGAGCAGGAAGGATTACCGCTGAGCCTGATCGGGGCCTCCTACCAGGGTGTCTCTGTGAACGACTGTATCTACAGTGCCAAGCTGGCAGTCACCCGGCTCCTGGACTAG